Proteins encoded together in one Rickettsiales bacterium window:
- a CDS encoding GTP-binding protein → MSKEKFERNKTHVNVGTIGHVDHGKTSLTAAITKVLAES, encoded by the coding sequence ATGTCTAAAGAGAAGTTTGAGCGTAATAAGACGCACGTAAATGTTGGAACGATTGGTCACGTTGATCATGGTAAGACCTCGTTGACGGCTGCGATTACGAAGGTTTTGGCTGAATCTG